In Sagittula stellata E-37, the following are encoded in one genomic region:
- a CDS encoding GntR family transcriptional regulator → MSETQVQMEQALDRIAKAIDRSSSVSVSVQLRGAIEFGIASGELPANARLPSVRAMAARCGLSPVTVNGVYTALQEAGHIEARVGSGTFVSGNGPARGGGAQLRLLDRKIAELVRLGRQCGIGPAELSMRIAIAQPDTRLPMRLLLVGNFHDATEAYAAAIRPVLPDGDTIRAATLSEITERPPGDVDLIVAPRTLRTQVQPLFPDLDIVDLTLIPNEATRVALASIATDARVVGYTYFPSFLTIMKAGIMRFAPHVSDLSMAVRGEDGAQATIAGADVLIYATGAEYLLDRMRDGQTAFEYRHTPDNQSMRRDLLPAIEAARVAQQEKDAVT, encoded by the coding sequence ATGAGTGAAACACAGGTGCAAATGGAGCAGGCGTTGGATCGAATCGCGAAAGCGATCGACCGGAGCAGTTCCGTCTCGGTTTCGGTGCAGTTGCGCGGGGCCATCGAGTTCGGCATTGCCAGCGGCGAATTGCCGGCCAATGCCCGCCTTCCGTCCGTTCGCGCGATGGCGGCGCGCTGCGGGCTGTCCCCGGTGACGGTGAACGGCGTCTACACCGCGTTGCAGGAAGCGGGCCACATCGAGGCGCGCGTCGGCTCCGGCACGTTCGTCAGCGGCAACGGTCCGGCGCGGGGCGGCGGCGCGCAGCTTCGGCTGCTGGATCGCAAGATCGCCGAGCTGGTGCGTCTTGGCCGGCAATGCGGGATCGGCCCGGCGGAGTTGTCCATGCGGATTGCCATCGCCCAGCCCGACACGCGCCTGCCGATGCGGCTGCTGCTGGTCGGCAACTTCCACGATGCGACAGAGGCTTACGCCGCCGCGATCCGTCCGGTGCTGCCGGACGGCGATACGATCCGCGCCGCGACCCTGTCGGAGATCACCGAACGTCCGCCCGGCGACGTGGACTTGATCGTCGCGCCGCGCACGCTGCGCACGCAGGTCCAGCCCTTGTTCCCCGACCTCGACATCGTCGACCTGACCCTGATCCCGAACGAGGCAACGCGCGTGGCGCTGGCCTCCATCGCGACGGACGCCCGGGTCGTCGGCTACACCTATTTCCCATCTTTCCTCACCATCATGAAGGCGGGGATCATGCGGTTCGCACCGCATGTCTCGGACCTGTCGATGGCCGTGCGTGGCGAGGATGGGGCACAGGCGACGATCGCAGGCGCGGACGTGCTGATCTACGCCACGGGGGCGGAGTATCTTCTGGATCGCATGAGGGACGGGCAGACCGCCTTCGAGTACCGCCACACGCCGGACAACCAGTCCATGCGCCGCGACCTGCTGCCCGCCATAGAGGCCGCCCGTGTCGCGCAACAGGAAAAGGACGCCGTTACATGA
- a CDS encoding creatininase family protein: protein MRISEANWFEVERYLERDDRCVLPLGSTEQHAYLSLSVDSILSEKVGADAAEPLGVPVFPAVPYGLTPYFMGFPGSVSLRLTTYAALIRDILDSLYKTGFRRVLIVNGHGGNSPVQPVTMEWMEANEGARCRFHDWWRAPKTWACVQEIDPVASHASWMENFPWTRLPGRKMPDEQKPFVPFDKLRDRNAAGVRDLIGDGNYGGVYQKPDEDTERLWSVAVGETRALLEGDWS, encoded by the coding sequence ATGAGAATATCCGAAGCCAACTGGTTCGAGGTGGAGCGCTACCTCGAACGCGACGATCGCTGCGTGCTTCCTCTCGGCTCGACGGAGCAGCACGCCTACCTGTCTCTGTCGGTGGATTCGATCCTGTCGGAAAAGGTCGGCGCGGACGCGGCGGAACCGCTTGGCGTGCCGGTGTTCCCGGCAGTGCCTTACGGCCTGACACCCTATTTCATGGGCTTCCCTGGCAGCGTCTCTTTGCGGCTGACGACCTATGCGGCGCTGATCCGCGACATCCTTGATTCACTCTACAAGACCGGCTTCCGCCGGGTGCTGATCGTCAACGGCCACGGCGGCAACAGCCCGGTGCAACCCGTCACGATGGAGTGGATGGAAGCGAACGAAGGCGCCCGCTGCCGCTTTCACGACTGGTGGCGCGCGCCGAAGACCTGGGCCTGCGTGCAGGAGATCGACCCGGTGGCAAGTCACGCGAGCTGGATGGAGAACTTTCCCTGGACGCGGCTGCCCGGGCGCAAGATGCCCGACGAACAGAAGCCCTTCGTGCCTTTCGACAAGCTGCGCGACCGCAACGCCGCCGGTGTGCGCGACCTGATCGGCGACGGCAACTACGGCGGCGTCTACCAGAAGCCCGACGAGGATACCGAGCGGCTGTGGTCCGTTGCGGTTGGGGAAACCCGCGCTCTTCTGGAGGGCGACTGGTCATGA
- a CDS encoding ketopantoate reductase family protein, producing the protein MTTLIWGAGAIGGVIGAYLARAGHAVQMVDIVADHVEAMRTTGLRIEGPVEEFTQVLPASTPEELAGTFDRIILAVKAHHTSDALEQLLPHLSETGYVVSAQNGLNERVIAERIGAERTLGCFVNFGADWIGPGQILYGNRAAVAVGELDGRISARAQAVHTLLSIVEPKAVLTDNIWGYLWGKMGYGSLLFCTALTPDSMSDAMARPEHRAAYEALGHEIMTLAAAEGVSPLGFNGFDPKAFRTRDAEGMRVAMETMIAHNRKTAKTHSGIWRDLAVRKRKTEVDAQIGIMVGLAQSHGLTVPVLTRMVELIHDIEDGRRAQSAALVDELVPLCV; encoded by the coding sequence ATGACCACGCTGATCTGGGGCGCGGGCGCCATCGGCGGTGTCATCGGCGCCTATCTGGCGCGGGCCGGGCACGCGGTGCAAATGGTGGACATCGTGGCCGACCACGTGGAGGCGATGCGCACCACCGGCCTGAGGATCGAGGGCCCGGTGGAGGAGTTCACGCAGGTCCTGCCCGCCTCCACCCCCGAGGAACTTGCCGGCACCTTTGATCGCATCATCCTCGCGGTGAAGGCGCACCATACGTCGGACGCGCTGGAACAGTTGCTGCCGCATTTGTCGGAGACGGGCTATGTCGTCTCGGCGCAGAACGGGCTGAACGAACGGGTGATCGCCGAACGGATCGGGGCGGAGCGGACGCTGGGATGCTTCGTGAACTTCGGCGCGGACTGGATCGGTCCGGGGCAGATCCTGTACGGCAACCGTGCCGCCGTCGCCGTGGGCGAGCTGGACGGTCGCATCAGCGCCCGCGCGCAGGCGGTGCACACGCTCCTGTCGATCGTGGAACCCAAGGCGGTTCTGACCGACAACATCTGGGGCTATCTCTGGGGCAAGATGGGCTATGGATCGCTGCTGTTCTGCACGGCGCTGACGCCCGACAGCATGTCCGACGCCATGGCCCGCCCCGAACACCGCGCCGCCTACGAGGCGCTGGGGCACGAAATCATGACGCTGGCCGCGGCGGAGGGCGTCTCGCCGCTCGGGTTCAACGGGTTCGATCCGAAGGCTTTCCGTACCCGCGACGCGGAAGGCATGCGCGTCGCGATGGAGACGATGATCGCCCACAACCGCAAGACCGCGAAGACCCATTCCGGCATCTGGCGCGATCTTGCCGTGCGCAAGCGCAAGACGGAGGTGGACGCCCAGATCGGCATCATGGTCGGGCTCGCGCAAAGCCACGGTCTGACGGTGCCTGTGCTGACCCGCATGGTCGAGCTGATCCACGACATCGAGGACGGCCGGCGCGCGCAGTCCGCAGCCCTCGTCGACGAACTGGTGCCGCTGTGCGTGTAG
- a CDS encoding SDR family NAD(P)-dependent oxidoreductase: protein MRVDLTGQVLAVTGAAQGIGAAICRALAEAGARVAAVDIDAEGMQGLDATLHAADLGTRAGAWAAMEAVLAEHGRIDGLVTSAGGVRGQVGRPIEDVSESDWQAIFAANVDAAMWCAQAVVPDMKARGRGRIVTISSGAGLRPSLTGIQAYASAKHALVGLTRQLALELGPSGITVNSVAPGFVISNPSTAKQWDAFGAEKQKAVLNGIHMRRLGRPEDIASAVCFLCGPEAEWISGQVLSVDGGHA from the coding sequence GTGCGTGTAGACCTGACCGGGCAGGTCTTAGCCGTCACGGGTGCAGCTCAGGGCATCGGCGCCGCGATCTGTCGCGCGCTGGCAGAGGCCGGGGCGCGCGTCGCCGCCGTGGACATCGACGCCGAAGGGATGCAGGGGCTCGACGCCACACTGCACGCCGCCGACCTGGGCACGCGTGCCGGCGCATGGGCCGCGATGGAGGCGGTGCTGGCAGAACATGGCCGGATCGATGGACTGGTGACCTCGGCCGGGGGCGTGCGTGGTCAGGTGGGCCGCCCGATCGAGGACGTCTCTGAATCCGACTGGCAAGCGATCTTTGCCGCGAACGTCGATGCGGCGATGTGGTGTGCGCAGGCCGTCGTGCCGGACATGAAGGCGCGGGGCAGGGGGCGGATCGTCACCATCTCGTCCGGGGCGGGGCTGCGGCCCAGCCTGACGGGCATCCAGGCCTATGCCTCCGCCAAGCACGCGCTGGTCGGGCTGACGCGGCAACTGGCGTTGGAACTGGGGCCATCGGGAATCACCGTGAACTCCGTAGCGCCGGGGTTCGTCATCTCGAACCCCTCGACAGCGAAACAATGGGATGCCTTCGGCGCCGAGAAGCAGAAGGCGGTCCTGAACGGCATCCACATGCGCCGGCTGGGACGCCCCGAGGACATCGCTTCGGCGGTCTGCTTCCTTTGCGGACCGGAGGCGGAATGGATCAGCGGACAGGTTCTGTCCGTCGACGGAGGACACGCATGA
- a CDS encoding polysaccharide deacetylase family protein: protein MSSNPWEWDEPTWRGKVEAVRAGRSLQPERWPNGARCAVALSFDSDHETNELRDGGASVARLSWGEYGTRRGIPRIRSVLDRFGAKASFFVPAVSALLHPEEQASLAAEGHEIGLHGWIHERNTDVPPEAERDLMLRAADTLEQITGVRPVGMRTPSWDYSPVTLQIARELGLLYDSSLFADDDPYEILDQGEATGIVELPVEWIRDDAPYFMMNRFGAQRPYTPPADVLDIFRREFDGAHAEGGLFLLTMHPHITGYRSRIFILEELLDYITSKGDCWVATHAEIARYCAETAGLKG from the coding sequence ATGAGCAGCAACCCCTGGGAATGGGACGAACCCACATGGCGCGGCAAGGTCGAGGCGGTGCGCGCTGGCCGCAGCCTGCAGCCGGAGCGCTGGCCGAACGGCGCGCGCTGCGCGGTGGCGCTGAGTTTCGACAGCGACCACGAGACCAACGAACTGCGTGACGGTGGCGCGTCCGTCGCCCGGCTGAGTTGGGGCGAATACGGCACGAGGCGGGGTATCCCGCGCATCAGGTCCGTGCTGGACAGGTTCGGCGCGAAGGCCTCGTTCTTCGTGCCCGCCGTATCCGCCCTTCTGCACCCGGAGGAACAGGCGAGCCTTGCCGCCGAGGGTCACGAGATCGGCCTGCACGGCTGGATTCACGAGCGCAACACCGACGTGCCGCCCGAGGCGGAGCGCGACCTGATGCTGCGCGCCGCCGACACGCTGGAGCAGATCACCGGCGTGCGGCCCGTGGGGATGCGGACGCCGTCCTGGGACTACTCCCCGGTGACTTTGCAGATCGCGCGGGAGCTGGGACTGCTGTACGACAGTTCGCTCTTTGCCGATGACGACCCTTACGAGATCCTCGATCAGGGCGAGGCCACCGGCATCGTCGAGCTGCCCGTGGAATGGATCCGGGACGACGCACCCTATTTCATGATGAACCGCTTCGGGGCGCAGCGGCCCTATACGCCGCCGGCGGACGTACTGGACATCTTCCGGCGCGAGTTCGACGGCGCCCATGCCGAGGGCGGTTTGTTCCTGCTGACAATGCATCCGCACATCACCGGCTACCGGTCCCGCATCTTCATCCTTGAGGAACTGCTGGATTACATCACTTCGAAAGGCGACTGCTGGGTCGCCACCCATGCAGAGATCGCCCGCTACTGTGCCGAGACGGCGGGACTGAAAGGCTGA
- a CDS encoding isoaspartyl peptidase/L-asparaginase family protein, which produces MTEKRYAIAIHGGAGTILKSTMTPEKEAAYSAGLETALAAGEAVLRDGGSALDAVTAAVCALEDEPLFNAGRGAVFTTEGKQEMDAAIMDGRDRSTGTVAGIFGPKNPVKLARLVMETTPHVCMIGDHILELGRKAGLEFPPRDYFFTQARWDALHDTLAMKAKGQEDADPARRHGTVGAVACDREGNVAAATSTGGWTGKLPGRVGDTPMPGAGNFAENATCAVSGTGHGEVFIKYTAGAEIAARMRHRGETLEQAARHVVMEDLGRNDGSGGVIAVDAKGNLTLPFNSEGMYRGWAREDGDRGVAIYKG; this is translated from the coding sequence ATGACCGAGAAACGCTATGCGATCGCCATCCACGGCGGTGCCGGGACCATTTTGAAATCCACCATGACGCCGGAGAAGGAAGCGGCCTACAGCGCAGGTCTGGAAACCGCGCTCGCTGCTGGTGAAGCGGTGCTGCGCGACGGTGGCAGCGCGCTGGATGCCGTGACGGCCGCTGTCTGCGCACTGGAAGACGAACCGCTGTTCAATGCCGGACGCGGCGCGGTCTTCACCACCGAGGGCAAGCAGGAAATGGACGCGGCCATCATGGACGGGCGTGACCGCAGCACCGGCACCGTGGCGGGCATCTTCGGCCCGAAGAACCCGGTAAAGCTGGCGCGCCTCGTGATGGAGACGACGCCGCATGTCTGCATGATCGGCGATCATATCCTGGAACTGGGCCGCAAGGCCGGTCTGGAGTTTCCACCGCGCGATTACTTCTTCACACAGGCGCGCTGGGACGCGCTGCACGACACGCTGGCGATGAAGGCAAAGGGCCAGGAGGACGCCGATCCGGCGCGCCGTCACGGTACGGTCGGCGCCGTGGCCTGCGACCGCGAGGGCAATGTGGCCGCCGCGACCTCGACCGGCGGCTGGACCGGCAAGCTGCCGGGACGAGTGGGGGATACGCCGATGCCAGGTGCCGGGAACTTTGCCGAGAACGCCACCTGCGCGGTGTCCGGCACCGGTCATGGCGAGGTCTTCATCAAGTACACCGCCGGGGCGGAGATCGCCGCGCGGATGCGCCACCGGGGCGAGACGCTGGAACAGGCGGCACGCCACGTTGTGATGGAAGACCTGGGCAGGAACGACGGGTCCGGCGGGGTGATCGCGGTGGATGCGAAGGGCAACCTGACGCTGCCCTTCAACTCCGAGGGCATGTATCGCGGCTGGGCCCGAGAGGACGGCGACCGCGGCGTCGCGATCTACAAGGGCTGA
- a CDS encoding TRAP transporter permease produces MLDFSWLFQAKGAKRSLTGFWALAFNLTAIGFSLFYLYTSGFGLVSTQSNRGVYLMLTSVLVFLLYPAHGRSPTHRPSIVDLVLIGLTVLSIGYWIDQYVSYAIFRVSSPNQYDLVMGGIAIVLMLETSRRVLGPIISILAVIFLMQLYFGPYLPGRLAHSGMSVERILEFTYSTQEALFGVVTATFATFVFPFMIFGAFLERSGAGAFFMDLGTAVAGKWRGGPAKIAVMTSALFGSISGSSVANVVTTGSFTIPLMKRTGFKPHHAGAIEAIASTGGQFMPPVMGAGVFILATLTETSYLYIALINVIPASLFFLFLLSMVDLEAVGLGLKGLPEKEIPSLRKVLREGWHFFLPLGTVIGLLFSGYSAEFCAFWGTVAAAVLSWRNKATRMGPSDIGQALAGGAASNTSAGAAIGTLGVIIGGIVLAGLGLKFSAVLIDFSGGSLFIALLLVTLVSIIIGMGSSTTGSYIILSVVAAPALIQLGVPTVAAHLAVFYAACLSNITPPVCVSAFAGAAIAGAPPMKTGFAALKFGATLVLMPFTFVYVPEILMQGEWHAIVTSSLLYALGSVALAICLQGSAPVGGRISTVPRVLFGVSAILLLFPSSWIMDLAGLVAGGAAIFTASMLPARPRPPRPEPAETEGPQAG; encoded by the coding sequence ATGCTCGACTTCTCGTGGCTCTTCCAGGCGAAGGGCGCAAAGCGCAGCCTCACCGGGTTCTGGGCACTGGCCTTCAACCTGACGGCCATCGGGTTTTCGCTGTTCTACCTCTACACCTCCGGCTTCGGGCTGGTATCGACACAAAGCAACCGCGGCGTCTATCTGATGCTGACCTCCGTGCTGGTATTCCTGCTTTACCCCGCGCACGGACGCTCACCCACGCACCGGCCCAGCATCGTCGATCTCGTGCTGATCGGCCTCACGGTCCTGTCGATCGGCTACTGGATCGACCAATACGTCAGCTACGCCATCTTCCGCGTGTCCTCGCCCAACCAGTACGACCTCGTGATGGGTGGCATCGCAATCGTCCTGATGCTGGAAACCAGCCGTCGCGTGCTTGGCCCGATCATCTCCATCCTCGCGGTGATCTTTCTGATGCAGCTCTACTTCGGACCCTACCTGCCCGGTCGCCTCGCCCATTCCGGCATGTCGGTGGAGCGTATCCTCGAATTCACCTATTCCACGCAGGAGGCGCTGTTCGGCGTTGTCACCGCGACCTTCGCCACATTCGTCTTCCCCTTCATGATCTTCGGCGCCTTCCTCGAACGGTCGGGCGCCGGGGCCTTCTTCATGGACCTCGGCACCGCCGTCGCAGGCAAGTGGCGCGGCGGCCCCGCCAAGATCGCCGTCATGACGTCCGCCCTCTTCGGTTCTATCTCGGGATCATCCGTCGCCAACGTGGTAACCACCGGTTCCTTCACCATCCCGCTGATGAAGCGCACCGGGTTCAAACCGCACCACGCCGGCGCAATCGAGGCCATCGCCTCAACCGGAGGGCAGTTCATGCCGCCGGTCATGGGCGCGGGCGTCTTCATCCTCGCGACGCTGACGGAAACCAGCTACCTTTACATCGCGCTGATCAACGTGATCCCGGCCAGCCTGTTCTTCCTGTTTCTCTTGTCGATGGTCGACCTCGAAGCCGTTGGCCTGGGCCTCAAAGGCCTGCCGGAAAAGGAAATCCCCAGCCTGCGCAAGGTGCTGAGGGAAGGCTGGCACTTCTTCCTGCCGCTCGGCACCGTGATCGGCCTGCTGTTCTCGGGCTACTCGGCCGAGTTCTGCGCCTTCTGGGGCACCGTCGCCGCCGCCGTCCTGTCATGGCGGAACAAGGCGACCCGCATGGGGCCCAGCGACATCGGGCAAGCCCTCGCCGGGGGTGCGGCCAGCAACACCTCGGCGGGCGCCGCGATCGGGACGCTCGGCGTCATCATCGGCGGGATCGTCCTTGCCGGGCTGGGGCTGAAGTTCTCTGCCGTGCTGATCGACTTCTCCGGCGGCAGCCTGTTCATCGCGCTTCTGCTGGTGACGCTGGTGTCGATCATCATCGGCATGGGATCGTCCACCACCGGGTCCTACATCATCCTGTCAGTGGTCGCGGCGCCAGCGCTGATCCAGCTTGGCGTGCCGACAGTGGCCGCGCACCTCGCGGTGTTCTATGCCGCCTGCCTGTCGAACATCACGCCGCCGGTCTGCGTGTCGGCCTTCGCGGGCGCGGCCATCGCCGGGGCGCCACCGATGAAGACCGGCTTCGCCGCGCTGAAGTTCGGCGCCACGCTGGTGCTGATGCCCTTCACCTTCGTCTACGTGCCGGAGATTCTGATGCAGGGCGAATGGCACGCCATCGTGACGTCCAGCCTGCTCTACGCACTCGGCAGCGTCGCGCTTGCCATCTGCCTGCAGGGCAGCGCACCCGTCGGCGGACGCATCTCGACCGTGCCGCGCGTGCTGTTCGGAGTGTCGGCGATCCTGCTGCTGTTCCCCAGTTCATGGATCATGGACCTGGCCGGGCTGGTCGCGGGCGGGGCGGCGATCTTCACGGCTTCCATGTTGCCCGCAAGGCCCCGGCCGCCAAGGCCCGAACCGGCCGAAACAGAGGGCCCGCAGGCCGGGTAA
- a CDS encoding TAXI family TRAP transporter solute-binding subunit has protein sequence MRQTLFAVSAAALTALASPGLAQSTEVAWGGSNPGGVMYYMVGVAGTELAKDLPDVNITQVTTGGSTENAKRLIKGELDMGIVYGSHVYMSQAPEGPFEGGDKGTMLRGVAMAYEGPTYFVTLGDSGITSLDDLDGKKVALGPPGSGTVFNCSNILTALGLLDSIEPQLMTFADAGRALGNGQIDAFCQSSSPAAAVTELAETRDITVLPYTEEQLAQVGETYPFYHTGTMPETTYKGVPATDMPFTTVYWVAHERVPEDVVQRMVAAAYAKQDALAAGHKAWAQMKPDVANFQKLGAPMHPGAEAYYREQGQWPE, from the coding sequence ATGAGACAGACACTATTCGCCGTCTCCGCGGCAGCGCTGACCGCGCTCGCATCGCCCGGACTGGCACAATCGACAGAGGTCGCGTGGGGCGGATCGAACCCCGGCGGCGTGATGTACTACATGGTCGGTGTCGCGGGCACCGAACTGGCCAAGGACCTGCCCGACGTCAACATCACCCAGGTCACGACCGGCGGCTCCACCGAGAACGCCAAGCGACTGATCAAGGGCGAGCTCGACATGGGCATCGTCTACGGCAGCCACGTCTACATGTCGCAGGCGCCCGAAGGCCCGTTCGAGGGCGGCGACAAGGGCACCATGCTGCGCGGCGTGGCCATGGCCTATGAGGGACCGACCTACTTCGTCACGCTGGGCGACAGCGGGATCACGTCGCTCGACGATCTCGACGGCAAGAAGGTCGCGCTCGGCCCGCCGGGGTCGGGCACGGTGTTCAACTGCTCGAACATCCTGACTGCGCTTGGCCTGCTCGACAGCATCGAACCGCAGCTGATGACCTTCGCCGACGCGGGCCGCGCGCTTGGCAACGGCCAGATCGACGCATTCTGCCAGTCGTCCTCGCCCGCCGCGGCGGTGACCGAACTGGCGGAGACGCGCGACATCACCGTCCTGCCCTACACCGAAGAGCAGCTTGCCCAGGTCGGCGAGACCTATCCGTTCTACCACACCGGCACCATGCCGGAGACGACCTACAAGGGCGTGCCGGCCACCGACATGCCGTTCACTACGGTCTACTGGGTCGCGCATGAGCGGGTGCCCGAGGACGTGGTCCAGCGCATGGTCGCCGCTGCCTACGCCAAGCAGGACGCATTGGCCGCCGGTCACAAGGCCTGGGCGCAGATGAAGCCCGACGTGGCCAACTTCCAGAAGCTCGGCGCACCGATGCACCCCGGCGCCGAAGCATACTACCGCGAACAGGGACAGTGGCCGGAGTGA
- a CDS encoding fumarylacetoacetate hydrolase family protein, with translation MKVATYQYNGQRHVGIVDVASGTVSPLDLSADEAQRGALSLIGRPSLPATGAAVALDDVRLEAPVPRPARNIFCVGKNYFDHAHEFSNSGFDSSAAKGAVPSEPIIFSKVPETVVGPEETVLIDPDVSEAIDYEAELAIIIGNGGRGIAKDKAMEHIWGYTIVNDVTARDLQGRYSQWLVGKSQDTFCPMGPWAVTADEIDVADTAIRCTVNGELRQDSNTGLLIFDIPTIIATISQGVTLMPGDVIATGTPAGVGIGFKPPKYLVPGDVMEVEIDGIGTLRNTCGRWGA, from the coding sequence GTGAAGGTTGCGACATACCAGTACAACGGGCAAAGACATGTGGGGATCGTCGACGTGGCCTCCGGAACCGTCTCGCCTCTGGACCTTTCCGCCGATGAGGCGCAGCGCGGCGCCCTGAGCCTGATCGGCCGCCCCTCCCTGCCCGCGACGGGCGCCGCCGTGGCGCTGGACGACGTGCGGCTCGAGGCCCCCGTGCCCAGGCCTGCGCGCAACATATTCTGCGTGGGCAAGAACTACTTCGACCATGCGCACGAATTCTCGAACAGCGGTTTCGATTCCAGCGCCGCGAAGGGTGCGGTCCCGAGCGAACCGATCATCTTTTCCAAGGTCCCCGAAACCGTCGTCGGGCCGGAAGAGACCGTCCTCATCGACCCCGACGTTTCCGAGGCCATCGACTACGAGGCCGAGCTGGCCATCATCATCGGCAACGGCGGACGCGGTATCGCCAAGGACAAGGCGATGGAGCACATCTGGGGTTACACCATCGTCAACGACGTGACCGCGCGCGACCTTCAGGGCCGCTACAGCCAGTGGCTTGTCGGCAAGTCGCAGGACACCTTCTGCCCCATGGGGCCGTGGGCCGTGACCGCCGACGAGATCGACGTGGCCGACACAGCCATCCGCTGCACCGTCAACGGCGAGCTGCGGCAGGACTCGAACACCGGCCTGCTGATCTTCGACATTCCGACGATCATCGCGACGATCTCGCAGGGGGTCACGCTGATGCCGGGCGACGTGATCGCAACCGGCACGCCTGCGGGCGTCGGTATCGGCTTCAAGCCGCCGAAGTACCTCGTGCCCGGCGATGTGATGGAGGTCGAGATCGACGGGATCGGCACGCTCAGGAACACCTGCGGGCGCTGGGGCGCCTGA
- a CDS encoding FadR/GntR family transcriptional regulator has product MRGNADSIAEALRRRVAAGEWTGGKRLPTERELAEQYGVARNTVRRAFDLLEADGLLARHVGRGTYLREERTQGIAEIVRRMEGTSPADMMEVRLLLEPAAAGFAATNASASDLAAIGAAHESAVATQDMPTFEYWDAEFHHRIFSCTRNDLLREFHEVLRVLRDQPKWFEMKARSFAEARRLHYCREHAEIFAALNARHPEQAAAAMRAHLLTVQQNLLGRPD; this is encoded by the coding sequence ATGCGGGGCAACGCGGACAGCATCGCGGAGGCATTGAGGCGCCGGGTCGCTGCGGGCGAATGGACCGGCGGCAAGCGGCTTCCGACGGAGCGCGAACTGGCAGAGCAATATGGCGTCGCGCGCAATACCGTCCGGCGGGCGTTCGATCTGCTCGAAGCGGACGGCTTGCTGGCACGGCACGTGGGGCGCGGCACCTACCTGCGGGAGGAGCGGACCCAAGGCATCGCCGAGATCGTGCGGCGGATGGAGGGAACGTCACCCGCCGACATGATGGAGGTCCGCCTGCTGCTGGAACCCGCCGCGGCGGGCTTTGCCGCGACCAACGCCAGCGCCTCGGATCTCGCGGCGATCGGTGCGGCGCATGAAAGCGCTGTCGCCACGCAGGACATGCCGACCTTCGAATACTGGGATGCTGAGTTCCATCACCGCATCTTCTCCTGCACGCGGAACGACCTTTTGCGGGAGTTCCACGAGGTGTTGCGCGTCTTGCGCGACCAGCCGAAGTGGTTCGAGATGAAGGCCCGCAGTTTCGCGGAGGCGCGGCGTCTGCATTACTGCCGGGAGCACGCGGAGATCTTCGCCGCGCTGAACGCCCGTCATCCCGAACAGGCGGCGGCCGCAATGCGCGCACATCTGCTGACCGTGCAGCAGAACCTTCTGGGTCGACCGGACTAG
- the ssuE gene encoding NADPH-dependent FMN reductase encodes MARRYVAISGSPSATSRSALLADTLLDRLPDGCEGTHLRLSTLDPAALISADWRDPGIAAAVEAVSQAHGVILVTPVYKAAYSGVLKCFLDLLDQFAFAGKAVLPLATGGSLAHALAIDYGLRPVLQSMGARHVVQGVMVLSDHLETTPAGGLVINEQAERLLAPAMKHFLSAGSDDPALSLMGHPDPARLHPPAAPALKV; translated from the coding sequence ATGGCAAGAAGATACGTCGCGATCTCGGGGAGCCCTTCCGCGACCTCCAGGAGCGCGCTGCTGGCCGATACCCTGCTCGACCGGCTGCCGGATGGCTGCGAGGGGACACATCTGCGCCTTTCGACGCTGGACCCGGCGGCGCTGATTTCGGCCGACTGGCGTGATCCGGGAATTGCGGCGGCGGTCGAGGCCGTGTCGCAGGCGCACGGTGTCATCCTTGTAACTCCGGTCTACAAGGCGGCCTATTCCGGCGTACTGAAGTGCTTTCTCGATCTGCTCGACCAGTTCGCCTTTGCCGGCAAGGCGGTTCTGCCGCTGGCAACCGGGGGAAGCCTGGCCCATGCGCTGGCGATAGATTACGGATTGCGGCCTGTCCTTCAGTCTATGGGTGCGCGTCACGTTGTCCAGGGCGTGATGGTCCTGTCGGACCACCTAGAGACCACGCCCGCCGGGGGCCTTGTGATCAACGAACAGGCCGAGCGCCTTCTGGCCCCGGCGATGAAGCATTTTCTGTCGGCAGGCAGCGACGACCCTGCGCTGTCGCTGATGGGACACCCGGATCCCGCAAGGTTGCACCCACCGGCAGCTCCGGCTCTGAAGGTGTAA